In a genomic window of Penaeus vannamei isolate JL-2024 chromosome 10, ASM4276789v1, whole genome shotgun sequence:
- the LOC138862866 gene encoding uncharacterized protein — MCFHHGLLRRERACGRCGQPAHLDMKQKRFRCDRSVAVRKQKRRRCAWSASMFVGSFFEQSRLDVETLLIFVIFFVRERFTYRHELGVSSATFTNWSSFCREVMVHWALDRQGMIGGQGKIVEIDESKFGRRKYNVGRVIDRQWVFGGICRETRDLFLVPVEDRTSDTLLAVIKERIAPGSIIISDCWKAYNCLSDEGFEHLTVNHSYHFVDPDTQGHTNTIERQWRKAKRKVPLCGRRKKHFAGYLARCMFLMHYQDLNVRLHHFLCAAASLYPPA, encoded by the coding sequence ATGTGCTTccaccacggcctcctccgtcgggagagagcctgcggcaggtgcgggcagccagcacacCTGGACATGAAGCAGAAAAGGTTCAGGTGTGATAGGTCCGTGGCggtcaggaagcagaagaggcggAGGTGTGCCTGGTCCGCTTcgatgttcgtgggctctttctttgAGCAATCCCGCCTCGATGTTGAGACCCTGCTGATCTTCGTGATCTTCTTCGTCCGGGAGAGGTTCACGTACCGGCACGAGCTGGGAGTGAGCTCAGCGACCTTCACCAACTGGTCGAGTTTCTGCCGGGAGGTGATGGTTCACTGGGCTCTTGATCGGCAGGGTATGATCGGCGGCCAAGGAAAAATCGTCGAGATAGACGAGAGCAAGTTCGGGCGCCGCAAGTACAACGTGGGCCGAGTGATTGACAGGCAGTGGGTCTTCGGCGGTATCTGCAGGGAGACGCGCGATCTCTTTCTCGTCCCGGTGGAGGATCGGACCAGCGACACTCTCCTTGCAGTTATTAAGGAACGGATCGCCCCGGGGTCGATCATCATCTCCGATTGCTGGAAGGCCTACAACTGCCTCTCTGACGAGGGGTTCGAGCACCTGACCGTCAACCACTCGTACCACTTTGTAGATCCGGACACGCAAGGTCATACGAACACGATCGAGCGGCAGTGGAGGAAGGCCAAGAGGAAGGTACCACTCTGCGGCCGCAGAAAGAAGCACTTCGCAGGGTACCTGGCTCGGTGCATGTTCCTCATGCACTACCAggacctgaatgtgaggttgcaccacttcctgtgtgctgcagcgtcgctgtatcctccggcctag